A stretch of the Panulirus ornatus isolate Po-2019 chromosome 10, ASM3632096v1, whole genome shotgun sequence genome encodes the following:
- the LOC139750651 gene encoding uncharacterized protein translates to MRPALLLVLVVTGACSAGRVRRGYSGGSYGGSYGGGYSGGYGGGSGGVNVLLAGNGGYGYGSAGPRSHVLNAGGGLPFHPSTYGAQQRWYYNAALYAGDPYAAKAIGGGNYAIRRADAEAASAAHGVIAQANDPNIANSVLYLTHHAQTAALNAAAHHGAAYVAKTARVHSYH, encoded by the exons ATGAGGCCAGCTCTTCTCCTTG TTCTGGTGGTGACGGGCGCGTGCTCAGCGGGGAGG GTTCGCCGTGGTTACTCCGGCGGCAGTTACGGCGGCAGCTACGGCGGTGGCTACTCCGGTGGCTATGGCGGAGGCTCGGGCGGCGTGAACGTGCTACTGGCCGGCAACGGAGGCTACGGATACGGCAGCGCCGGGCCCAGGTCCCACGTGCTGAACGCCGGGGGTGgcctccccttccatccctccacctacgGGGCGCAGCAGAGGTGGTACTACAACGCCGCCCTGTACGCCGGCGACCCTTACGCGGCCAAGGCCATCGGCGGAGGCAACTACGCCATCCGGAGGGCCGACGCGGAGGCCGCCAGCGCCGCCCATGGCGTGATCGCCCAAGCCAACGACCCGAACATCGCCAACAGCGTCCTGTACCTGACACACCACGCCCAGACCGCCGCCCTCAACGCCGCCGCCCACCACGGCGCGGCCTACGTGGCCAAGACGGCCCGGGTGCACAGCTACCACTAA
- the LOC139750652 gene encoding uncharacterized protein translates to MEFLPACVLLAVATMTSAVRVRRGFYGGYGGGGGSYVAVGGFSHGPSSSHIANQAAFHATAAAAGLSGAAHAAASQAAVGAAQVASGAANIAASALSAHYAQAAQLSRALGAAQADAFRQGSEAAAAAAAAQSAYARKVWASNRASPYYGGGYGGHGEFTNARRDFQAASSGAAAQAAQAHYAQQLANSLSLQSSLVNQRLHSSAAASAQATASATKAIAKAKGASLGYGGYGGAYHG, encoded by the exons ATGGAGTTCCTCCCCGCCTGTGTCCTGCTGGCCG TGGCAACGATGACTTCAGCTGTGAGG GTGAGGCGAGGCTTCTATGGCGGGTACGGTGGCGGTGGCGGCTCATACGTGGCGGTGGGCGGGTTCAGTCACGGTCCCTCGTCCTCACACATCGCTAACCAGGCGGCCTTCCACGCTACAGCCGCAGCCGCTGGTCTGAGCGGCGCTGCGCACGCGGCCGCCTCCCAAGCTGCCGTGGGCGCGGCGCAAGTGGCCTCTGGCGCCGCCAACATAGCCGCCAGCGCCCTCTCCGCCCACTACGCCCAGGCAGCTCAGCTGAGCCGGGCGCTAGGGGCGGCGCAGGCCGACGCCTTCAGGCAGGGTAGTGAGGCGgcggccgccgctgctgctgcccagTCCGCTTACGCCAGGAAAGTGTGGGCGTCCAACCGCGCCAGCCCTTACTACGGAGGGGGTTACGGCGGCCATGGTGAGTTCACGAACGCTCGACGCGACTTTCAAGCAGCCTCGTCCGGCGCCGCGGCGCAGGCAGCCCAGGCGCACTACGCTCAGCAGCTAGCCAACTCTCTCTCCCTGCAGAGCTCCTTGGTCAACCAGCGGTTGCACTCCAGCGCAGCCGCCTCTGCCCAGGCCACCGCCAGCGCCACTAAGGCCATCGCGAAGGCTAAGGGCGCCAGCCTTGGCTATGGTGGCTACGGCGGCGCCTACCACGGGTAG